Below is a window of Chiloscyllium punctatum isolate Juve2018m chromosome 52, sChiPun1.3, whole genome shotgun sequence DNA.
TTGAAGGTGTAAACAGGAGAGCTGATGAGAGTGTGACAGTTACTgaggaggaaaaaaaaactaaCTACCTCCCTGAACAACGCAGCAAAAgctgaaaggaggagaaagtctATCCTTCCACACTTACATTTGGTGATACTTCTggcgtgtgactgtgtgagtgtgaatattgtGTCAGAGAGACTAGGAAAAGGGCGGATGGTTAGTCGAACGTAATTTGTGTGTCCGCTAATATTATGATATTTCCAGGTTTCTCTGATGTAACTCAATTTTTTGAATTCAAATTATCGCCCTGCACCCCTTCTAAACCCCAAAGGTAGATTGAAGGCAACATATTTGTTAGTTTCAAGATTTTGGTCTAAAAGTAGCGACAATGTCACCGTTCAGCTCAGAGAGCGCCATCAGTGCAGCAGCAAAATGCGTTTAACTCGACAACGGAGTGAAAACTTTTCGGCCGTAAAGCTTCCCCTGTCAGGGTGAGGAGCGATCGTACCTGGCTCTCTGGAGATGCGGAATTTCAGAAGAATCGGAGAGTTTAGGCTGTTAGAGAAACACAGAGAGGCAGCAGGAACAGGGAGCTGACGGCAGGTTGTCCCTGCGCCGTCCGCTCGCTGCCTTGAAGTTGCTCAGTGCCGCCGCCAGCAGCTTCATTGCTGACCCAGTTCAGACTGACTCAGAGAGAGATTCAGCGCAGAGTTCTCAACATGAGCGACAGTGCAGCCGCCGAAACGGCTCCTCCAGCCTCCGCTCCCACCAAAGTCAAGGCTCCCAAGAAGAAGGCGGCCGCTCCCAGGAAAAAAACACCCGGTCCCGGGTTGGGAGAGCTGGTTCTGAAGGTTGTCGGGGATATCAAGGATCGCAAAGGGACGTCTCTGTCCGCTATAAAGAAGGGGCTGGAGAGAAGCGGGATCGATGTGGGAAAGCGAAATGCACAGATCAAGATGAGTGTCAGGAGGTGCCTGGCGAACGGCTCCCTTGTTCTGGTCAAGGGTCAGGGCGTCTCCGGCTCCTTCAAACTCCCAAAGAATCCAGTCAAGGCAAAAGCGGGAAAGAAGGCGGGAACATCAGCGGCCGCCAAGAAACCGGCCGTGAAGAAATCACCGGCCAAGAAGGTGACAGCAAAGAAATCCCCAGCCAAGAAAGCGACAGTCAAGAAATCACCAGCCAAGAAAGCGAGCGGCAAGAAGACGGCACCGCCAAAGAAAGCGGTGAGCAAAGCAGCGCCAAAGAAACGGACTCTCGAGAAGAAGGTGAAAAAGGCCAAGGGCCCTAAAGCCCCCAAACCCCTCAGCAAACCGGCTAAAGGCAAGGCCAAGCTCAAAGCGAAAGTGACCAAGACAGCAGCAAAGAAATGAACCAGTCGGTGTAATATATAACCATCTGAACCCAAAGGCTCTTATCAGAGCCACCCACATCTCTCAGGAAAGAGCTGATTCCGAATCCAATGTTCCCCGTCCCGGCGCCGAGCGCAGACCTACCTTAGACATTAATTGAACTGAAGAAATCAAATACACACTCATGCCATAGTTTACGAAAGTGGAGACCTGTGAATGGGGAAGGTATCACATAGGAAAGGTTTATAGATCTCCACTTGGTTATTTCACTTCGCGACTTATAACCCTACCGAGTCACGAATGTGACATATTGTAGTCTTTGTATTTCACTGACCCGTTCAGGAATGTTACTTTGTTCAGTTCTGATTCTGGGACGCTGCGGATGTTTTCATGGCACGTTCCTTCCATCTGCCTGTTACagacagttcaggcagcaattcCACATTGTCTTCGGGCTAATTACAAACTGAGGGTAATAAAAAATAACAGATCAAGTGAGATTCTGTCCTTTTATCGGTATACACTGTATTAGCTTTTAAACTGTTTAAATTGGCGGGGTTGTTTAGGCCGGTACAAGTTCGGTTGTTCAGTTTGTCTGGGCTGTTTTAAACCCAGCCtatcctcctgcctgttacagACAGATCAGGCAATGATCCCGCCTCTGTCCGAGATGACAGTTAACTAGGTTTTAAAGAATTACTATAAAATATTAAATTTTATCTTAGTTACAGACGGATGGCGTTTTGCTTTTTAATGGTTAATTTAATTTCAGGGTTTGTGAGGGTGAATTCGGCGGGCATTTTCAAACTGACCAACTGTCATTTCACGTTACCCAATCAGACTCCAACAAttcttttcctgccttttctgtcCCTTCCGGAGCTGTTTCTCTGTGGGTCGAGGGACAGGGCTGTATCCAATCCCAGCTCTAGGGCGGGCTCTCCATTCCCTTAAACAGGCAGCACCGCAGCAGCCTCAGCATTGACAGCagcagcctgtgtgtgtgttacagagagttggAGAGAATGGCCCGAACCAAGCAGACAGCGCGCAAATCCACCGGAGGGAAAGCTCCCCGCAAGCAGCTGGCGACCAAAGCGGCCCGCAAGAGCGCTCCGGCCACGGGCGGAGTGAAGAAGCCTCATCGCTACAGGCCCGGTACGGTGGCTCTGCGGGAGATCCGCCGCTACCAGAAATCCACCGAGCTGCTGATCCGCAAACTGCCCTTCCAGCGGCTGGTGCGAGAGATCGCTCAGGACTTCAAGACCGACCTGCGCTTCCAGAGCTCGGCGGTGATGGCCCTGCAGGAGGCCAGCGAGGCTTACCTGGTGGGACTGTTTGAGGACACCAACCTGTGCGCCATCCACGCCAAGCGGGTCACCATCATGCCCAAAGACATCCAGCTGGCCCGCCGGATCCGCGGGGAGCGCGCCTAAACGGAGCCTGGCCGGCCCTGCACATTcaccccgagagagagagagaaacacaacgGCTCTTTTCAGAGCCACTAAACCGTCCAGAGAGAGCGATAGGGGACCTGAGAACATGACAGTAATTTGCTCTTGCCGCACTAAGTCAATTCTGTTGTTATTAAATATACTTTGAATTTAGTCTGGCCAGGGGCAGTAGTCGGAAAACATGGCTTTCCGCGGCAGTGAACGTTATGTAATTTTTACACAATATATTAGGCAGGGGAGTATTGCTGCCGGATGAAATCTCCTCTCTCTTCCGCTCCCGCCTCCTTGTCTCCCTGGGTGTTCCCACCAGCTGTAACTATATGATTATTTTTGAGAAAGCAGGCGGGAAAACATGGCGCTAAATCATCAACCGTTTTCTTTCAAATTTAAAAATCCTGCCGAAATGTAGATCAGAGAAGGCAGTCTTACGGAAAACACTGCATTCGTACTTGTTAGTTTGCTTTTTGTTTACAAAATACAATTCACACAATCTTTCTTTACGGTAATGAGTCCAGAAGCTATTTAAAGGATTCGAGATTGTCTTCGGAGGGAAGGATCggacacgatgggccgaatgccCTCATTCAGTCTTGTAAGGATTTCATGACCATTCTTGGCCGTGAGCCCATTAATATCAAGATCTCATTAATATGGGCCGTGAGCCCATTAATAATATAGATATTATTTTAATAGCGTGCCCCCTTAATGCAAAAGCTCCACATGAACAATTCCAGTTCGACAAATGTTCTGGTTTGATTTCGGTTCATTTTGAAAGCTTCTAACCGACAGCAGAAAG
It encodes the following:
- the LOC140470662 gene encoding histone H1-like; the protein is MSDSAAAETAPPASAPTKVKAPKKKAAAPRKKTPGPGLGELVLKVVGDIKDRKGTSLSAIKKGLERSGIDVGKRNAQIKMSVRRCLANGSLVLVKGQGVSGSFKLPKNPVKAKAGKKAGTSAAAKKPAVKKSPAKKVTAKKSPAKKATVKKSPAKKASGKKTAPPKKAVSKAAPKKRTLEKKVKKAKGPKAPKPLSKPAKGKAKLKAKVTKTAAKK
- the LOC140470715 gene encoding histone H3; the encoded protein is MARTKQTARKSTGGKAPRKQLATKAARKSAPATGGVKKPHRYRPGTVALREIRRYQKSTELLIRKLPFQRLVREIAQDFKTDLRFQSSAVMALQEASEAYLVGLFEDTNLCAIHAKRVTIMPKDIQLARRIRGERA